From a single Nakaseomyces glabratus chromosome F, complete sequence genomic region:
- the FET4 gene encoding Fet4p (CAGL0F00187g~Ortholog(s) have Golgi apparatus, cell division site, cell tip localization), with product MGKVGEFFGHPGRRPMFRHRANIPVIKSDCEYEESCNEKNDPKNDETICRVDSFNNSSSDSSLNDVHLQDDGNILTTHNFTGLSTSRTDKVLDWMVMVAGSQFMFFLIWIILIIWIVTGIIYNGPFNWQVVMQDGQSIQCYVWDTLLMRQQLNSTHEQILIISDIRSRLASFSGFFERLSFACIKGSKESDVDTTAQGVDESSNKSDINCDCEDKNETTEFIKTGELPVENWYDNLCTKASYIIGSIPMMIAFWLGVMVWIVCGIIPKDAGNSPPFTGETTGSNPKLKKFSDTWQMYINTAVAVSLLICSTFLQNIRARHDKFIAKFLLQIYDLEHEIDTKLRTALNDYDTLHPIIEVAPVKRSKLEVIIDWYADVIGTGIGVVVAIIVFGVWIGIGQPLHWNDNWWLIIGTYTGLVGFLDGYIIRQVYFKIIQHEENNFQMLADEDMALFQRYNIPCEDEYFGIKGPVKMNWNLKISTYINYLCASQWSVVCSVLIILGLIGAASGLKWSTTGQLIANTPTMIIEEFFLIVLIQAHNEADLERRKEVTALYMRRKLLLNYVKKELGISH from the coding sequence ATGGGTAAGGTTGGTGAGTTTTTTGGACACCCTGGTAGACGACCTATGTTTCGTCATAGAGCAAATATCCCAGTTATTAAGAGCGATTGTGAGTACGAAGAGTCATGCAATGAAAAGAATGACCCAAAAAATGATGAGACCATCTGCAGAGTTGATTCCTTTAATAATTCTAGCTCTGACTCCTCATTAAATGATGTCCACTTGCAAGATGATGGTAACATTTTAACTACACATAATTTTACTGGTTTGTCAACAAGTCGTACAGATAAAGTTTTGGATTGGATGGTAATGGTTGCTGGGTCACAgtttatgttttttttaatttggATTATTCTTATTATCTGGATCGTCACtggtattatatataatggTCCCTTCAATTGGCAAGTTGTAATGCAAGATGGTCAATCCATTCAATGTTACGTATGGGATACTTTATTAATGAGACAACAACTAAATAGTACACATGAACAAATCCTAATAATAAGTGATATTAGATCCCGTTTAGCTTCATTTTCTGGTTTTTTTGAAAGGTTGAGTTTTGCTTGTATAAAAGGCTCGAAAGAATCAGATGTTGATACGACCGCTCAAGGTGTTGACGAAAGCTCCAACAAAAGCGACATTAATTGTGACTGCGAAGATAAAAATGAGACCACAGAGTTTATCAAAACTGGTGAATTACCAGTGGAGAATTGGTATGATAATCTGTGTACAAAAGCTTCATATATTATTGGAAGTATACCCATGATGATAGCATTTTGGTTGGGTGTCATGGTTTGGATAGTTTGTGGTATTATTCCCAAGGATGCTGGTAATTCTCCACCATTCACTGGTGAAACAACTGGTAGTAAtccaaaattgaaaaagtttAGTGATACATGGCAGATGTATATTAACACCGCAGTTGCAGTATCTCTTCTTATCTGTTCGACATTTCTCCAAAACATTAGAGCTCGTCACGATAAATTCATTGctaaatttttattacaaATATATGACCTAGAGCATGAAATTGATACAAAACTGAGAACAGCGTTGAATGACTATGACACGTTACATCCAATTATTGAGGTTGCTCCAGTTAAGCGCTCTAAACTGGAGGTTATTATCGACTGGTATGCTGACGTTATTGGTACTGGTATCGGTGTTGTGGTAGCTATTATCGTATTTGGTGTATGGATTGGAATTGGTCAGCCTTTGCATTGGAATGATAACTGGTGGTTAATCATTGGTACTTACACCGGTTTAGTGGGATTTTTAGATGGCTATATCATTAGACAagtttatttcaaaatcattCAGCATGAAGAAAACAACTTTCAAATGCTTGCTGACGAAGATATGGCTTTATTCCAAAGGTATAACATACCATGTGAGGATGAATACTTTGGAATCAAGGGCCCAGTGAAAATGAATtggaatttgaaaatttctACGTATATAAATTATCTTTGCGCAAGTCAATGGAGTGTAGTTTGTTCGGTGCTAATTATTTTGGGTTTGATTGGAGCAGCATCAGGCTTAAAATGGAGCACCACAGGTCAACTGATAGCTAATACACCCACCATGATTATAGAGGAGTTCTTTTTGATTGTGTTGATCCAGGCACACAACGAAGCTGatcttgaaagaagaaaggaGGTTACAGCTTTATATATGCGAAGAAAGTTACTACTAAACTATGTTAAAAAAGAGTTAGGTATTTCCCACTAA
- a CDS encoding uncharacterized protein (CAGL0F00209g~Has domain(s) with predicted role in transmembrane transport and integral component of membrane localization): MIESFDDDDSKKRNEISHVEDSSKYDLTVHLSSKDEDSSLQNVDDIKGDFEEEAIPLFVSKDEIPESLKDYTTEELEILDKKTRRKMDLRILIMLCWIYICNYLDRSNIASARLGGLEEDLHLSSQQYQTAISILFVGYITMQIPCNIILNRLGRPSVFLSVIMTAWGIVSTCTGAVQSYGGLLAIRVILGFVESGFFGCSLYYLSCWYTKKELGLRNSILYSGSLISGAFSGLISAGIIEHMDGTRGLRAWRWCFIIEGAITVGTVPLAYFILPDNPDNSKFLTETERDLVMWKLRMEVGDSDSDKEMLGESGHNSFWYALKLALTDTKVWLLTGCLTFLVAAAGVTNFFPSVVKTLNYGRIKTLCLTAPPYLIAIITTFGWSWHSDRTGERFWHIVCPLFIALAAFIIAVSTLNTGARYFAMCLMPTGLYCSYTIIISWMSSSVPRPPLKRAIALSVMNCVCNSTSIWNAYLYPLSNAPRYVIAFSSNCGFIAASICCAVLMRLYLLHLNRKIKNGTMDWFKEFGNDGSKVKNFQYPV; this comes from the coding sequence ATGATCGAAtcatttgatgatgatgattctAAAAAGAGAAATGAAATCAGTCACGTCGAGGACTCTTCAAAGTATGATTTAACTGTTCATTTGTCCTCTAAGGATGAAGATTCATCCCTACAAAATGTGGATGATATTAAAGgagattttgaagaagaagcaatcCCACTATTTGTTTCAAAGGATGAAATCCCAGAATCTTTAAAAGATTACACCACTGAAGAATTAGAAATCCTTGACAAAAAAactagaagaaaaatggaTCTAAGAATCCTTATTATGTTATGTTGgatttatatttgtaacTACTTGGATAGATCCAACATTGCTTCCGCAAGATTGGGTGGTTTAGAAGAAGACCTGCACTTATCTTCACAACAATATCAAACTGctatttctattttgttTGTTGGTTACATTACGATGCAAATACCTTGTAACATTATCTTAAACAGATTAGGCAGACCTTCTGTGTTCTTATCCGTCATTATGACTGCGTGGGGTATAGTTTCTACTTGTACTGGTGCAGTCCAATCTTATGGTGGTCTCTTAGCTATAAGAGTTATTTTAGGTTTTGTTGAATCAGGTTTCTTTGGATGCAGtttgtattatttatcTTGTTGGTACACCAAAAAGGAGCTTGGTCTTAGAAACTCCATCCTATACTCAGGCTCGCTAATCTCTGGTGCTTTCTCAGGGTTGATATCTGCTGGTATCATTGAACATATGGACGGTACTCGTGGCTTAAGagcttggagatggtgcTTTATTATTGAGGGTGCTATCACAGTTGGAACAGTCCCATTAGCATATTTCATTTTACCAGACAACCCGGACAACTCCAAGTTCTTGACTGAAACCGAGCGTGATCTTGTTATGTGGAAGTTGAGAATGGAAGTTGGTGATTCAGACTCGGATAAGGAAATGCTGGGTGAATCCGGACACAATTCTTTCTGGTATGCGTTGAAGTTAGCTTTGACAGACACGAAGGTTTGGCTATTAACTGGCTGTTTGACATTCTTGGTTGCTGCAGCTGGTGTTACCAATTTCTTCCCTTCTGTTGTGAAGACTTTGAACTACGGCAGAATCAAAACTTTGTGTTTGACTGCACCACCTTATCTAATCGCTATTATCACCACATTTGGATGGTCATGGCACTCGGACAGGACTGGTGAAAGATTTTGGCACATTGTTTGCCCACTTTTTATTGCTCTGGCCGCATTTATTATTGCTGTATCAACACTAAATACTGGAGCCAGATATTTTGCTATGTGTTTGATGCCAACCGGTCTTTACTGTTCCTAtacaattattatttcatgGATGTCGTCGTCGGTCCCAAGACCCCCATTGAAGAGAGCTATCGCTTTGTCCGTCATGAACTGTGTATGTAACTCAACATCAATTTGGAATGCATACCTGTACCCACTATCTAATGCCCCAAGGTATGTTATTGCGTTCTCCAGTAACTGTGGATTTATCGCTGCCTCAATTTGTTGTGCTGTTCTTATGAGGTTATACTTATTGCACTTAAATAGAAAGATCAAAAACGGCACCATGGACTGGTTCAAGGAGTTCGGTAATGATGGCTCAAAGGTCAAAAATTTCCAATATCCTGTTTAA